One Euzebyales bacterium genomic window carries:
- the metF gene encoding methylenetetrahydrofolate reductase [NAD(P)H]: protein MRAPISSSLRTGAPTLSFEFFPPKTDQGRRTLWRTIDDLAELTPDFVSVTYGAGGSTRDRTRGIVEHIRDRTDLRPVMHLTCVGATRGELTAVAHDLAERGITDVLALRGDPPDGPAGEWTAVAGGFRYASELVALLRHQGGFEVGVAAFPEGHPASPSREADVAHLAAKCAAGASYAITQFFFDVKQYIALVDELRAIGCDTPVVPGLLPVTNPAQTRRFAAAAGATIPAELDAAFRAVEDDPAAVRALGTSRAIALGRDLLAAGAPGLHVYTLNRAAVTRDLCEALRASGAFDTRGPGAGRLRRPL from the coding sequence ATGCGTGCACCGATCTCGTCGTCATTGCGGACCGGGGCGCCGACCCTGTCGTTCGAGTTCTTCCCACCGAAGACCGATCAGGGCCGGCGCACCCTGTGGCGCACCATCGACGACCTCGCCGAGCTGACACCCGACTTTGTCTCCGTCACCTACGGGGCCGGTGGCTCGACGCGCGACCGGACGCGCGGGATCGTCGAGCACATCCGCGACCGCACCGACCTGCGGCCGGTCATGCACCTGACGTGCGTCGGAGCGACGCGCGGCGAGCTGACGGCGGTGGCGCACGACCTGGCGGAGCGGGGCATCACCGACGTGCTGGCGCTGCGGGGCGACCCGCCCGACGGACCGGCGGGGGAGTGGACCGCGGTCGCCGGCGGGTTCCGGTACGCGTCCGAGCTCGTCGCGCTGCTGCGGCACCAGGGCGGGTTCGAGGTCGGCGTCGCGGCGTTCCCCGAGGGGCACCCGGCGTCGCCGTCGCGGGAGGCCGACGTCGCACACCTCGCTGCGAAGTGCGCCGCCGGCGCGTCGTACGCCATCACCCAGTTCTTCTTCGACGTCAAGCAGTACATCGCGCTGGTCGACGAGTTGCGGGCGATCGGCTGTGACACGCCGGTCGTGCCCGGGCTCCTGCCGGTGACGAACCCCGCGCAGACACGCCGCTTCGCAGCGGCCGCGGGCGCCACGATCCCTGCGGAGCTGGATGCGGCCTTCCGTGCCGTCGAGGACGACCCCGCAGCCGTGCGCGCGCTCGGCACGTCCCGTGCGATCGCGCTCGGTCGTGACCTGTTGGCCGCCGGCGCGCCCGGCCTGCACGTGTACACGCTGAACCGCGCGGCCGTGACCCGCGACCTGTGCGAGGCGCTGCGGGCGAGCGGCGCGTTCGATACACGCGGACCCGGCGCCGGCCGTCTCCGCAGGCCTTTGTGA